Within Sorghum bicolor cultivar BTx623 chromosome 2, Sorghum_bicolor_NCBIv3, whole genome shotgun sequence, the genomic segment CGCCGTCGTGATCGCGATATGGCCGCAGCGGGGGCACGCGAGTTCGGCAACACCGGAGATCGGCAGCGAGCGAGTGAGATCACGCGCCCGCCCAGTAGGTTTTAACTGCAACCGGCCAACCACGACGACCCTGCACTGCACGGCGTCGCTGTCGCGGTATCCATCGGAGATACTACAGCCgcgtcagcagcagcagccgcagccGGTGGCGTCCACGACGCCGACCCGGCACGGCAGGCGGCAGGGGCTCGTTTCGAGGTACTGTATCTCACGACGAGGACGAGGATGCCCATACGTGATACGACGAGGGGATCCAGACAACGCCTGCCAACGTACACCACCACGGGCCACGCACGGGCACGGCACGGCGCTTGGAGGTTGCCAACCGCCCAACCCTCACCTTCTGGCCTCTGCTCCTGCAGGCCGCTCGTTTCGTGCTCCACCGCCATGGGCGCCTCTGCTCACGCCTGCCGCGTTGGAAACGACTAGTCGGCTCTCCGCCATGGCCTGGCTTCTTCGCCACCAGCATCACACCAAGCTTTCGCCAAACCCCGTGTCAGGAGTTACTCTGGTGTGATCATGCCATAAATCATGGTATCCCAAGCACATGGGATTTGTTAGTGCAGAGTAAGAGTATTTGATAGTATTATTAGTTGTGGATAAGTCGTTTTTTATTTCTAATAACATTGACCCACAGCACGACACTTGAGCATGGCTCGAAAGTACAtcaaatatgtttttttttaaaaaaaaaggtgcTTTCCTGAGTGTTACTGATGAAGGTAAAACGTAAAACTGCACAAGCAGGTGCTCTGATTGCGAGATTTACAAAATTTGGAGCAGAACAAGATTAGCAATGAATCCATGAAGTCAGACTCTGTATAGTCTGTACAAACTAAAGTTATGAGCAATCGAGAGTTATTAGCAATCGATCATTGCTCGTTAATTCCTTTGCATAGCATTGGTGCACTGCTTCCTAGTCAGACATAGATAGGAAAAATCTAGAAAATGTTTCCCTTGATCATCGTACGCAAATTACTTCAATTGAATGACGATCTTGACGGAGCAATCAGCCTACTTCTTTTCCTTGACAATGGAGAGCTCTTCGAGCCAATCGAGGATCCTACTACGCCGGGCGACGCGCTGGCCGCCGCTCTTGGCGCCGTCGTTCTTCCTGCCCCTCTTCGCCGCCTCCAGCGTGCGCACGGGCTCGATGGCGTCGGGCGAGCACTTGCATCCGAGGCCGTCCCCGAACAGCGCCGCTAATCCGAGCTTCCTGTCAACGGCGGTGGCCACCTGCTCGAACCGCGCGCTCCTGCTGCCCCCGCCtctcgccgcggcggcggcgatctTTGCATCGGCTGCGGAGCGCGACGGTGGTGGGTACACGTCCGGGACGCCGACGACGCCGAGGCGGAACAGGCCCCACGCCGCGGCGGGCTGCGCGGCGGACCCGGTGCTGCGGCGCGGCCGCGCCGAGCGCCGCAGCTGCGGCGACGGGCTCGGGTGCGCGTAGAACACGCTGCTCGACAACGACCGCCGCGGCGGCACGATGGCGGCGCCCTGGTCGGAGGAGGCGCTCTTGGACGACTGGCTCCGGCTGACGCAcccgctgctgctgccgctggagCTGGCGCTGCGGCTGCCCGACCGCGACACGAGGCCCACGGTGGAAGCCGCCGACTCCGACCTCGGCAGCGTGGTGGCGACGCTCGCGCCATCGCCGGCCGCGGCTGAGGACGGGCGGAGCGGGAGCAGCTTGCCCTGGCAGAAGACCTCGTCGGCCACGCACATGTCCGTGCCCGCGCCCTTGCCGGCCGGGACGATGCCACCGGACGAGAGGATGCAGAACTCGAAGTCGTCGGCCGAGTCCGAGGTGGGGCCGTGGCCGTCGGCCTCGGCGTCGGCGCGAGACTGTGCCGCTGCTGCGTCTGCCATGGTCGGATTCTTTTCCTGGTCCAAGGAGAAAGAATGGGGGGAAGAAATGGTCAGGTTTTCGTAGTGTTGTGGTCTTCTTTTTGGCTTGTTTGGTTTTATCATGGAAGAATAGAAGGGagagatgatgtggtggtctcTTTCCGTCATTCGTCCCTGTTGTAGGGACCCTGAGATGTCACTATATAAACACTGCACTTGGCAGCCATTAGTCAAACCTCAAATTCCCAAACGCTGATCTTGGCTAGATTTAAAATGACACTATTTTATCAAGTGACTATTTTGGATGAGAGGCGGAAAATGCACgtatgaaaaaaaaacataacaAATTGTGTTGACCAATTGATTCCTATTATAAAAAGAACACCAGCTCGCCAAAAAAAATCATTCATGTATTTTAGCTATGTTTAAATGAATGGTTCTGTTAGAGACACGCTTCGAATGTGAAACAAAACCACACATTAAATTAAGTATTTTTTGATAATCTAGTTTGTACCAAATAGAAATTGTGGGACAAAGGTCGGTACATAAccccccaaaaaaaatttggttgTGCTTGAAATATGTTCCCATCGAGAGTAGATTATGAGTGTGAGAAAAGATGCTTACCAAAACTAAGATGTTGTTTGGTCCAGAAATGCAAGTGGAAACgtaaatataataaatatacACCGTTCATGATTCCAAAATGGATGATTCCTCAATTTTATTTGGCGTGAGAATGGAATGAGCGACGGAGTTTGGCCGTTAACAGAAAAAACTCAAATAGGAGTGGCATCGTGTTTTCCCACACCCATGTCAGATAACGTCGTAACTGATTGCAACTCACCTGGAACAAATAAAAAACAACACAAATGAATAATGGAATTAGATTACATCACAAAGTTCCAACCAAACATGGCTAAATGTCTAGCTGATTTGTTCTAGTACAATATTCAATATGTCATGAAAAAAAAACCCTAAAATATATTTTAGTTAATTAGAAAACCATGTAGTAGTTATTTTGGCTTGCATTAGTAGAAAACGGGCAGATGACAAAAAAGAACATACAAATCAGGTGCTTCGACCATTTAATTGAATGACAAATTGGTGCCACAAGAACAACCTTACAGAAATATGAACATTCGAAAAATCCATTGATCACAAGTTGGGGAGATGGAAATATCTTTTGAAtgttggaaaaaaaaaaagactataGTGTTTATGAAAGTGTAGGAAAAATGATGGCTTTTAGGGTACCTTGGGGCGCAACAATTTCATAACAGTCGTATGTGAATTTCACAAGAATTAACTCAATTTAACAGGAAAAAAGTTCGTGCATGCTAAAGAGGGCCTTAAATCAGACTAGTGTTAGGTTACACATAAAAATGGAGATGTAACGTTAGCATTCGTATTTCCACTATACTGAGCTTGGTTTTATGATGTGGTAGTGGATTTGAGGTTAAAATTAAAATAGATAGCATGGGTAACTATAACTGGCATTGGAAACAGGAGCATATTTACAATCGTAACAATAATTTAATTGTGCTAACAGTTTGATTTCATATCACACAAATGTTGATTTCATAtcatgcaccgaaacaaacacaaTAAAAATCACGGTTTACTCCCTAGTCCCTCGGTGGCGTGTGGTCCAATGCAAAGTCAAGAAGTGTGGCACGTACGAAATAGAGTGGTTGAGATATACCAGTACCACAGTAGAAAAGAACACTGGTACACACAAATGTCACTGATCTGAATGTGTAAACAAACTTTTGTTTGAGTTAGTCATGCACTGTGTAATCATCAACAGCTTGAAGATTTGGATTTGCATGCCAACTGGCCGTATGAAAAGGACCCATCGCAGCTAGAGTACGTGTAACCCTTGTGTAAATAAAAATCACCTGGAAAGCGCCACTATTGAACAAGACgacattttttgtttactgacCTCATACTGCGGGGAATACGAATATCCAACCAAATCAGTGAAGTGTCAAAAAGAAAACGGCCACTCAGCTTGGATTGAACAAGTGTTTCTATTGAAGCACATTTTAAATTGACAACAAGAAAAACAAGGATATATTTTAATCAATTTTCAAATACTGATGCGGAGAATTTAAGTAGAATGCACATCTACATTTCTATATGGGAACTGCATCGTTGGTCGTCTCGCTGAAATTTGGTTTATGCTAAAAAATATTCTCGCTAAAAAATATTGTTTAAGTAGTGCAGTGAATTTTTAAGGTCAGTCCCAATGGAGTTTCAATAGAGTTTTAtggacattaaatatgctgatgtgacatcatattaatgaagagataGATGATAAGAGCTTTATGTGAGTAGAAAGAGTTTCATGAGAATAAACTCTTCTGtacagtttccaaaatataaataCGTTGAAGGTTGGCCTAACACGGCTTACACAcgaacaaaagcattgagataCTACTAGGAACCACACGATGCTAGTAAGACAATGGGCAACGGCATATGAACAAATGTGCCTCCCTGAATATGTGAAGAAACCTTTTGTACTTATTAGTCCAGCACTATGAAATCCACCGTTTTGAATCTTGGACTTGCCCGCCCCTGGCTGGACCTAACTATCAAAGGACCCGTTCCAGCCAATCCTAGTCCTCCTACTACACTACACTCGTAGTAAAGCAGAATCAGCCGGAAATTGTCTTGCTTTCCTTTGGCTTTGGTTTCTCCAACTGGCCACAGGTGAGACAACGCCCCATTCTGTCTTTTGTTTACTCAATCCACATATGGTAGGGATTTCTTCCTTGACACACACGCCCGGGAAACCCCAAATCCGTCATTACTCGTCAATCACTACCCGACATTACGCCGCGCGATTCCTCCGTAATGACCACTCGAAGATTTGGACAGGTAGAGACCACAGACGTCCTCCAGGATCAGACGTCAGGATCTCACGCCTCGGCATCTCGTTTATTACGCAGTTCATTACAGCCACGGAAGGTTCGGCCGACGGCCGGCCATCGCTCCAACGGCACCGACGCGAGTAGTGCATAGAATAGCGTTCGCAAATTGGCTGCAAAAGGAGGCGCTGATCGAGCGAGCACCGGCGATCTGGCATGGCAAAGCTCCCCGTCGCTCAATTACGCCGCGACGAGACGAGACGACGAGACGAGACCTTTACGTGGATCTGCTGGTGGCCACGGATCGGGCAGCCAGCTCGCAGGTGAGCCGCGTCCGCGCCTCctgcccgtgcccgtgccggTGTGGTGGCCATTAGGCTGTCCGGTTTCGGTTGTTCGGCGGCGACGTGTGACGGGACCTTTGTGCGCCACATTAACGGCGGCCCGCGGGGGTCATGCGGCACAGCGGTGGCACTGGGCGCCGCTTTCGGCTCTTTTATTATGGCGGGGGCGCGGAGCGACACGGCCCTGGGTTCGGGTTCCATCCATCGCATCCCATCTACCTGCCGCTTCTCGGTGGCTTCCGCAAAGTCGTTGAAGTGGTCGGCGGCGAGATCGCAACGGCCCAGGTGACGTCGCTTTTGAGTTTTGACGCGAGAACTGGACCACTGCTTCTTATTTGGTCCTGTCTCGTGTCACGATCGGAGCCGTGACACGGTCTCTCCTGGTAATGTCGAGTGCTATGCAGTCCAGTGCAGGCACGAGTCATGGCTGCGCGACTTCTGCTCAGGTTCACAACTTCAGCTCTTGTCGACGTCGTCGTCCGTCACGGAGCccgttttttgaaaaaaaaataatagagTTGTCCGTCACGGAATTGGCCGTGTAGTTAGTCTCTGTCTCTTCCGCCAGCGGCAGCATTGGGCCGTTGACGGTTGGTTTTTGTGTCGAGGACGCCATTGACGAACGATACGTTCTGTCTGGTTGATTGATGGCCGAGAGGGACGGCCCAGTAGCATTGATAGGCTGCGGCCTGCGTGGGCTGATGATCGGGCCTAGTGGCGACAAGGGCAGGCATCCTGAGTCCTGACGGATGCGAGACGGCCCGTAAACAAGGACTATATAGTAGGCCTAAAAGCGAAAGCATGTCGCCACAAATTGTCTCAGATCGGTCGGTCGCACACAAGCAAGACACAAATTGTCTCAGATCGGTCGGTCGCACACAAGCAAGACTGGGCACGACCTCTTCAAAACCCACGACCACCGAGCGACGCATCTCTCTCTACGACGTGGACACATGGTAAACGTGTGCAGCTATCCAAGAAACGATCATCGTTTCTAGAGCTATAATGCTCATCAGAGACTTCGTAATCAATCGCTTTGCTTATCCAAAAGACTCTGAAATGGCGGCTCTCTGCGCACAAAAGTTCCTCGCATTTTGTTTAGAAAATTGCAAGTTGAGATCAAGTTTTTGGACAAAAACAGAACCGGAACCGGCAGGTCTCGCGATTCAAACGCACGAGCGCATGTGTGTAGCAGGCGGGATATATACGCCACCAGTCATCTCACAGATCGTTTCCACTTTCCAAGTCATGTCGACACTTCGCGTTCGCCGGCTGCTTCCTCGTGCTTCTTTTGACGCGATCGCGCCGCTCTATTCGTTCAGGCCGGCCGGCCAGTGCTCCCAAGGTATAAGTAAGTAACCATGGTCCATCGATGGCTAGAAGATGCGACGCGTGAAATACTGCTGTGTGTTACAAGATCTCAGTTGGTCACTGGAGTTCCGATTCCATCTACGCTACACCTACTATATACCAGTGTCGCCTACAGCTCATCATTACAAGGAGATCAAAAGAGGATCACTAGCGTGATAGATAGATGGCGCAAGACGACTACCTGTCCCTGTGCCTCGCGGCGCTGGTGGCCGCGTGCCAGCAAGCCGGCGCCGAAGACGACGACGCGGCACCGTTACGGGCGAGGGCGGCGTCGTCCGAGCTCCCGCTCGCGCTGCACTACCGCTGCCCGATCTGTGGCAAGGCGTTCGCGTCGTACCAAGCGCTCGGCGGACACAAGGCGAGCCACCGCAAGCCTGCAGCGGCGGCATACGATGGCAGGGCGGCGCCATCGTCGTCATCGTCCCAGCATCGTCAGAAGGGGGCCGCGgaagcgtcgtcgtcgtcgtccgggagcggcgccggcgccgggcgGCACGTCTGCACGGTGTGCCACAGGTACTTCGCCACCGGGCAGGCGCTCGGCGGGCACAAGAGGTTCCACTACCTCCACGGCCCGTCGGTGCCGGCGTCGCTGCCGCCCAGCACTGCGGGCGCGGGCTGGCTTGACCTCAACTCGACGCCCCTTGCGCAAGACGACGTTCCATTTGCCGGCGTCAGACGACGGGGCGAGGATGAGGAGGTTCAGAGATCCTTGCCTTTGCAAGCCAAGAAGCATCGGGCGTCAAATGCTGCGTGAACTAACTAACTGAAAAGCCATGCAACCATGGACGGCTAAATCGAATAAAGATGGCTTGGATAAAAAGTTCACAGATGCATCAAATGGTAGATGCACGGTTGCACTCCGTAGTTGAGTTGTACTAGGAAAAAGCCATGCTACGGTTCTCATGCATGACTCTATTTGTACTATATATACCCTGCAAACTTTCCCTAGGGCTTTGGATAGGGGACAAGTTAATATGAATGTATATAGCTTTGTGTCTGTGCAACTTAATTATTGGTGGCCAAAGATATTTGACATGGCACATGGTTCATAAAAAATTTGCCTCCATGTAAATATTTGTGCGAATTAAAATTATCTCTTAATATTAAGATATTATTACTAGTTCTTCGTTAAAATTGTAAATTTAACCAAGGATAGCCTAATCTTATACACCTATAATAGGCCGATTTTTTTTCATCTCACTTTTTCCCATTGTCCATTACTCACTCTTTAAGTTCGGAGGTACAAAACTTTAGCGAGCACTACACCACTCTTGGTCTAATAGCAACTCCAAAAACTTGACTAAAATTTCAGAGAGGTTTTGTTAGTTCTGATCTCTATAGTTCCATAACAGAGCAGTTTTCGTAGATGATTTGTTTGGATGGCTAACGCTATCTAATTGAGCTTTGGTCAATTGTTAGGGGACTCGTGGATCTACTTGCCTACCAAAAATTGTGCACAGTGAAGCTATAGTTTGTGAGATATAAATTGTTTATCGAGGGGGATAGA encodes:
- the LOC8058384 gene encoding zinc finger protein 1 — encoded protein: MAQDDYLSLCLAALVAACQQAGAEDDDAAPLRARAASSELPLALHYRCPICGKAFASYQALGGHKASHRKPAAAAYDGRAAPSSSSSQHRQKGAAEASSSSSGSGAGAGRHVCTVCHRYFATGQALGGHKRFHYLHGPSVPASLPPSTAGAGWLDLNSTPLAQDDVPFAGVRRRGEDEEVQRSLPLQAKKHRASNAA
- the LOC8078984 gene encoding uncharacterized protein LOC8078984; the encoded protein is MADAAAAQSRADAEADGHGPTSDSADDFEFCILSSGGIVPAGKGAGTDMCVADEVFCQGKLLPLRPSSAAAGDGASVATTLPRSESAASTVGLVSRSGSRSASSSGSSSGCVSRSQSSKSASSDQGAAIVPPRRSLSSSVFYAHPSPSPQLRRSARPRRSTGSAAQPAAAWGLFRLGVVGVPDVYPPPSRSAADAKIAAAAARGGGSRSARFEQVATAVDRKLGLAALFGDGLGCKCSPDAIEPVRTLEAAKRGRKNDGAKSGGQRVARRSRILDWLEELSIVKEKK